The region CTGTGCAATCTGGTAGCGGCTCTGGCCGATCTGGTCGGCTTTGGCCGTTAGCGTCACCTGCTGCCGAAGCATTTGCAGGAGCGTCACCTGCGTAAAAATCTCCTGCTCAAAGGTCAATTTATCCTGCTCTACCGTTTGCTGAGCCAGTTCGCGGTTGGCCTTCGCCGTTTCGACAATAGCCTGCGTCCGGCCCCAGGTCATAATAGGGAGGGTAAACTGAAGGGCCACGTACTCGCGGTTTTGCGGTCGAACGTAGATGTCGCCGAAGTTCGGTCCCTGATTCGAGAGGCCATACCCGGCCGTGAGGGTGGCATTCAGCCCGTTATTTTTTCGGGCTTTTTCCAGATCCCGCTGCGCTTCCAGCAGCCTCCGCCGGAAAGCGATAGCCGCCGACCGGTTCGCAACCGCTTCGTCGATGGCCCGCTTCACATCTACTTCAAAGACCGGAATCTGATTTGGGATAGCCAACTCAAGCGGAGCCGACTGTCCTGAATTCTCATTTCGATAGCCTACAAATGTTTTTAGTTTCAGCGAGGCTACAGCCGCCGTCTGCCGCGCCGAAGCAAGGTCCTTTTCGGCATTGAGTACACTCAATTGCAGTTGAAGCAGGTCGTTCTGTGAGATTTTGCCGAGGTCGAGTTTATGCAGGGCAATTCGGTACAGGGTGTCGTTATTAGCTCGGTTCGTTTCGGCAATTTGAAGGTTCACCTGCGCCACCAACAGGTCGAAGTACAGCGTCGTAGCCGATAGCGACACCTGTTCGAGTGATTCGATTAGCTGCTGATTTCCCTCAGCGAACAACAGCGGCTGAATTTTCTTATCCCACCGCATGGGGTTGAACTGAAACAGCGGTTGTACCAGGCCGATACCGAACGGGATACCATTGTACAGGGTGTTGTTCTGGATAAAATTATCGAATCGCTGAATCTGTTTCTGGACAAAAATAGTCCCGCCCGTTGGCGCAATGGTCTGGCTGAGCGACAGATTCAGGATCGAGTTATTATACGACACCGGCTCAAACCGAATGTTGCCATCGGGCTGCGTCACCTGTATATACGACCGCGTGAAGTTGGGTAACGACCCGTCCAGGCTAAGCTGCGGCTTGAATTGCGCCAGAAACGAGCGGTATGCCCAGATATTGGTTCGCTGCTGGGTGTTGGCCCGTTTAGCCGCCACCGATTGGGCTTGCGCGAGTTGAATAACGTCGGTTAACGTTGTTAATTGGGTTGGTTGGGTTTGCGCAAAGAGTGGCCACCCTACAATCAACGAGCAAAACCAGAGTATATAAAATCGCTTCATGAAAGTGTAGCTCTAGCGTTTAGGGTCAATAGTAATCTCCTCCAGATTCTCGTAGGCGCTCAAATCAGTCAGGATGACCTGCTCACCCGCCTGTAGGCCCGACGTTATCTCCACAAAATCGAAGTTGGACAAACCCAGACTAACCTCCCGACGGTGCGCTACCTGGCTTCCTTTAGGCAATACGAACACGAATTGCTTCCGTTTGCCTTTGAACGCGGGACCGTTGGCTACCCGAACCGCCTTCGCCACCCGGTCGGTGATGACGAATACCTCCACTTTCATATTTGGGCGCAACGACGCGTGGTGACTGTTGTCCAGTTGAATGACGAACTGGACGATGCCATTTTTTACGGCGGGTTTGACCTGCGTAATTAGGCCGCGCAAACTGGTTTCATTTACTTTAATAGTCACCGGCAACCCAACTTTCACCTGATCGGCATACACGTCGGAGCATGACCCTTCGACCCGAAAACTCGCCAGATCGGCCAGTTTGGCCAGCATTTCCCCTTCGTTGACCGA is a window of Spirosoma linguale DSM 74 DNA encoding:
- a CDS encoding Outer membrane protein-like protein (KEGG: sat:SYN_01010 type I secretion outer membrane protein) — protein: MKRFYILWFCSLIVGWPLFAQTQPTQLTTLTDVIQLAQAQSVAAKRANTQQRTNIWAYRSFLAQFKPQLSLDGSLPNFTRSYIQVTQPDGNIRFEPVSYNNSILNLSLSQTIAPTGGTIFVQKQIQRFDNFIQNNTLYNGIPFGIGLVQPLFQFNPMRWDKKIQPLLFAEGNQQLIESLEQVSLSATTLYFDLLVAQVNLQIAETNRANNDTLYRIALHKLDLGKISQNDLLQLQLSVLNAEKDLASARQTAAVASLKLKTFVGYRNENSGQSAPLELAIPNQIPVFEVDVKRAIDEAVANRSAAIAFRRRLLEAQRDLEKARKNNGLNATLTAGYGLSNQGPNFGDIYVRPQNREYVALQFTLPIMTWGRTQAIVETAKANRELAQQTVEQDKLTFEQEIFTQVTLLQMLRQQVTLTAKADQIGQSRYQIAQDRFKLSDLSVTDLGIATQEKDRARRDAILALRDYWQAYYTLRLLTLYDFESNLKIQVMDNVK